From Oncorhynchus nerka isolate Pitt River linkage group LG1, Oner_Uvic_2.0, whole genome shotgun sequence, the proteins below share one genomic window:
- the LOC115124422 gene encoding mid1-interacting protein 1-B-like → MMQISESHLQKNSLFNSMNRFIGAVNNMDQTVMVPSLLRDVPLEEEREMAALKSSGNSDIEDGDMYSYYQLLKSIRCDIEWGVMRAEEAKKRNESRASISRMDSAEEDSEVSSEEDEDNLQKQFQFHMTGLHGVLSKLTQQANTLTNRYKQEIGIGCY, encoded by the coding sequence ATGATGCAGATCTCAGAATCCCACCTGCAGAAGAACTCCCTGTTCAACTCAATGAACCGCTTCATCGGTGCCGTCAACAACATGGACCAGACGGTAATGGTGCCCAGCCTGCTGCGGGACGTCCCCcttgaagaagagagggagatggccGCCCTGAAAAGCTCGGGAAACAGCGACATCGAGGACGGGGACATGTACAGCTACTACCAGCTGCTCAAGTCTATCCGTTGCGACATCGAGTGGGGAGTGATGCGCGCCGAGGAAGCCAAGAAGCGAAATGAGAGCCGGGCTTCCATCTCGCGGATGGATTCAGCGGAGGAAGATTCTGAGGTGTCGTCCGAGGAAGACGAGGATAACCTGCAGAAGCAGTTCCAGTTCCACATGACGGGGCTCCACGGGGTGCTGTCCAAGCTGACGCAACAGGCCAACACCCTGACCAACCGCTACAAGCAGGAGATCGGCATTGGATGCTACTAA